A section of the Solitalea canadensis DSM 3403 genome encodes:
- a CDS encoding heme exporter protein CcmB — protein MTLVSQVQSLIKKEIVLEWRSKYAINGIFLYIAATVFICYQSFKKVDPITWNALFWIIMLFAAINAVAKSFMNESKERQLYYYTLISPQAIIISKIIYNFLLMLLLSVIALFFYNIVFSNPIGDLFLYLVCVVIGSLSFATAFTMISAIASKAGNNATLMAILSFPVVIPVLMAIIKLSKNAMDGLDRSVSTDEIILLLGINVIITATSLLLFPYLWRE, from the coding sequence ATGACATTAGTTTCACAAGTACAATCACTCATAAAAAAAGAAATAGTTCTTGAATGGCGCTCAAAGTACGCTATTAACGGAATTTTTCTTTACATCGCGGCAACCGTCTTTATTTGTTATCAATCCTTTAAAAAAGTTGATCCAATAACATGGAATGCACTGTTTTGGATCATTATGCTTTTTGCAGCAATTAATGCTGTTGCCAAAAGTTTTATGAATGAGAGTAAAGAACGCCAGCTTTATTATTACACCTTAATAAGTCCGCAGGCCATTATCATTTCAAAAATCATTTATAATTTCTTATTGATGCTGTTGCTATCTGTAATTGCACTGTTCTTTTACAATATAGTATTCAGTAATCCAATAGGTGATCTGTTTTTGTACTTGGTATGTGTTGTAATTGGCAGTTTAAGCTTTGCTACAGCTTTTACAATGATATCAGCTATTGCCTCAAAAGCCGGGAATAATGCTACTTTAATGGCTATTTTAAGTTTTCCTGTGGTGATTCCGGTATTAATGGCAATTATAAAACTATCCAAAAATGCCATGGACGGGCTGGATCGCTCGGTAAGTACTGACGAAATAATTCTGTTACTAGGCATCAATGTAATTATTACAGCAACTTCTTTACTGCTGTTTCCTTATCTTTGGCGCGAATAG
- a CDS encoding cytochrome c biogenesis protein: MKNWWKILAVILTFYSILAGLLFEVPHLAILHETIRNLYFHVPMWFAMIMLFLSSVIYSVKYLRTGHENDDLIAVESANVGIVFGLLGLITGSLWAKFTWGAWWNSDPKQNSALIALLIYLAYLVLRGSLDEEQKRARIGAIYNIFAFPVMIVLIFVLPRMTDSLHPGNGGNPGFNSYDLDSRMRGIFYPACLGWILISFWIMQIRFRMRKLENHFLSK, translated from the coding sequence ATGAAGAATTGGTGGAAGATATTAGCCGTTATCCTTACATTTTACTCCATTTTAGCCGGTCTGCTTTTCGAAGTTCCACATTTAGCCATTCTGCACGAAACCATTCGTAATCTTTATTTTCACGTACCAATGTGGTTTGCGATGATCATGTTATTCTTGTCGTCGGTAATCTACAGTGTGAAGTATTTACGTACAGGACATGAGAATGATGATCTGATTGCTGTAGAATCAGCAAATGTGGGAATTGTGTTTGGATTGTTAGGCTTGATCACAGGTTCACTATGGGCCAAATTTACCTGGGGAGCATGGTGGAACAGTGATCCGAAACAGAATTCGGCATTAATTGCGCTGTTAATTTACCTGGCTTACCTGGTGTTAAGAGGTTCTCTGGATGAAGAGCAAAAACGTGCCCGAATTGGTGCTATTTATAACATCTTTGCGTTTCCGGTGATGATCGTATTGATTTTCGTTCTCCCCCGCATGACCGATTCATTGCACCCAGGCAATGGCGGAAATCCTGGTTTTAACAGCTATGACCTGGATTCTCGTATGCGTGGCATTTTTTATCCTGCATGTTTAGGTTGGATATTGATCAGCTTTTGGATCATGCAGATTCGCTTCCGCATGCGTAAATTGGAAAATCACTTTTTATCAAAATAA
- a CDS encoding CcmD family protein produces the protein MKKYILSILLTLMSLATFAQNANGIEMADTLRSSGKIYIVVGVIAIIFIGIIVYLVSIDKKLSKLEKEHQHLKK, from the coding sequence ATGAAAAAATATATATTGAGTATACTTTTAACATTGATGTCATTAGCCACTTTTGCTCAAAATGCAAACGGAATTGAAATGGCAGATACGCTTCGTAGTTCAGGTAAAATCTATATCGTAGTAGGTGTAATCGCGATAATTTTTATTGGTATCATTGTCTACCTGGTAAGTATCGATAAAAAATTGTCAAAGCTTGAAAAAGAACATCAGCATTTAAAGAAATAA
- a CDS encoding Glu/Leu/Phe/Val family dehydrogenase, with the protein MAKKPSKAAAHEISFWDDVCDYFNHAATFTDHPKDILEMIRECNSIYSFKFPIRANGGFELISAWRVEHSHHKLPTKGGIRYSEFVHEDEVKALAALMTYKCAIVNVPYGGAKGGVKVNPKKYSERELENITRRYTSELIKKNFIGPGTDVPAPDYGTGEREMSWIVDTYQAYNPGQIDSNACVTGKPLAQHGIAGRREATGRGVFFAARECVNVPEDMKKVKLSVGLEGKRVIVQGLGNVGYYSAKFIQEAGGIIVGLCEYEGAIYDSKGLDVDDVVRHRKETGSILNYKKAKNFKNSSEGLEQECDIFVPAALENQIHDGNIAAIKAKIIVEGANGPTTPDAATAFIKRGGIIVPDMYANAGGVTVSYFEWLKNLSHVAFGRMNKRFEENAARNMVDMIERMTGQSITADQRTVIVKGASELELVNSGLEETMVRAYHEIRDIQLANKKITDLRMAAFVCAIDKVAISYKNLGIFP; encoded by the coding sequence ATGGCTAAGAAACCCTCAAAAGCCGCCGCCCATGAAATAAGTTTCTGGGACGACGTATGCGACTATTTTAATCACGCGGCCACATTTACCGATCATCCGAAAGATATTCTTGAAATGATACGTGAGTGTAATAGTATTTATTCCTTTAAGTTTCCGATAAGAGCAAACGGCGGTTTTGAATTAATATCAGCCTGGCGTGTGGAGCATTCGCATCATAAGCTCCCAACAAAAGGCGGTATTCGTTACAGTGAGTTCGTTCATGAAGATGAGGTAAAAGCGCTGGCTGCACTAATGACATATAAGTGTGCCATCGTAAATGTTCCCTATGGGGGTGCCAAAGGTGGTGTTAAGGTAAATCCCAAAAAATACAGTGAACGAGAGCTGGAGAATATTACCCGTCGTTATACTTCAGAATTAATCAAGAAAAACTTTATTGGTCCGGGTACAGATGTCCCTGCTCCTGATTACGGAACTGGTGAACGTGAAATGTCGTGGATTGTTGATACTTATCAGGCCTATAACCCCGGACAAATTGATTCAAATGCCTGTGTAACCGGTAAACCCTTGGCGCAACACGGTATTGCCGGCAGGAGAGAGGCAACCGGGAGAGGTGTTTTTTTTGCTGCCCGTGAATGTGTAAATGTTCCTGAAGACATGAAGAAAGTGAAGCTTTCTGTTGGCTTAGAAGGCAAACGGGTAATTGTACAGGGTTTAGGTAATGTGGGCTACTATTCAGCAAAGTTTATCCAGGAAGCCGGAGGAATAATTGTAGGTTTATGTGAGTATGAAGGCGCTATTTATGATTCTAAAGGGTTGGATGTTGACGATGTGGTTCGTCACCGCAAAGAAACCGGATCCATATTGAATTACAAGAAAGCCAAAAACTTCAAAAACAGCAGCGAGGGATTGGAGCAAGAGTGTGACATATTTGTTCCTGCAGCATTGGAGAATCAGATTCATGACGGGAATATAGCTGCCATCAAAGCGAAAATAATTGTAGAAGGAGCCAATGGACCGACAACTCCCGATGCAGCGACTGCTTTTATCAAGCGTGGAGGGATCATTGTTCCGGATATGTATGCCAATGCAGGTGGTGTGACAGTTTCCTATTTTGAATGGTTGAAGAATCTGTCGCATGTAGCTTTTGGGAGGATGAATAAACGCTTTGAAGAAAATGCCGCTCGTAATATGGTGGATATGATTGAACGCATGACCGGGCAATCGATCACAGCTGATCAGCGAACAGTTATCGTAAAAGGAGCTTCCGAACTTGAATTGGTAAATTCTGGATTGGAAGAAACGATGGTGAGGGCTTACCATGAGATAAGAGACATTCAGTTAGCCAATAAGAAGATAACAGATCTGCGAATGGCTGCTTTCGTATGTGCAATTGACAAAGTTGCTATATCTTATAAAAACCTTGGAATTTTTCCTTAA
- a CDS encoding dodecin family protein, with the protein MGIVKVIEVIATSDKSIDDAVRNAVTEVSKTVRNIDSVFVKDIKAHVKDGQVTTFGVICQLSFRVD; encoded by the coding sequence ATGGGAATTGTAAAAGTGATCGAGGTGATTGCCACCTCCGACAAAAGTATTGACGACGCTGTGCGCAATGCTGTTACAGAAGTTTCAAAAACAGTTAGAAATATCGACTCTGTTTTTGTGAAAGATATCAAAGCACACGTAAAGGATGGCCAGGTAACAACCTTTGGTGTTATTTGCCAGCTATCCTTCCGGGTTGATTAA
- a CDS encoding cytochrome c maturation protein CcmE domain-containing protein, with product MKKTHIVGIAIIAVAIAIIVSTYGNSSTYASFAEAKETSKELHVVSHLVKEKPQYYDPIKDANYFSFYAKDNNGNECKVVFFGTKPQDFEKSEQIVLTGGMVGNEFHASKILMKCPSKYTDQEGEMKEFTSKKTTASL from the coding sequence ATGAAAAAGACGCACATTGTAGGTATTGCAATCATTGCGGTTGCTATTGCGATCATCGTATCAACTTATGGGAACTCGAGCACTTATGCATCATTCGCTGAAGCTAAAGAAACCTCTAAAGAGTTGCATGTGGTTAGTCACTTAGTTAAAGAAAAGCCACAGTACTATGATCCTATTAAGGATGCCAACTATTTCAGTTTCTATGCAAAAGATAATAACGGAAACGAATGTAAAGTAGTGTTTTTCGGTACCAAGCCGCAAGATTTTGAAAAATCTGAACAGATTGTATTGACAGGTGGTATGGTTGGTAATGAATTTCATGCATCCAAGATTTTGATGAAATGTCCGTCAAAATATACCGATCAGGAAGGTGAAATGAAAGAATTCACCTCTAAAAAGACTACCGCGTCTTTATAA